One part of the Synergistota bacterium genome encodes these proteins:
- the cas2 gene encoding CRISPR-associated endonuclease Cas2: MSKRYWVISYDISDDTKRENIARLLEKYGKRVQKSVFECYVDDKTYLEIKRRASLIIDMETDSVRFYLLCKRCVETIDFIGKGPIVVEDDIDIV; encoded by the coding sequence ATGAGCAAGAGATACTGGGTTATATCTTATGATATAAGTGATGATACGAAAAGAGAAAATATAGCGAGACTTCTTGAGAAATATGGCAAAAGGGTTCAGAAAAGTGTTTTTGAGTGCTATGTAGATGATAAGACCTACCTTGAAATAAAGAGAAGAGCTTCTCTTATAATAGATATGGAAACTGATTCAGTGAGATTCTATTTGTTATGTAAAAGATGCGTGGAGACAATAGACTTTATAGGGAAAGGACCAATAGTAGTTGAAGATGATATAGATATAGTTTAA
- the cas1 gene encoding CRISPR-associated endonuclease Cas1 has protein sequence MRSYPDGGVEKIILFGNIRLSPQLITYSLKKGIEVVFLSAKGNYKGRLQGNLSKNVFLRLLQYDKHKDTNFRLSLAKEFVRGKVRNSISILQKYNWDIKSKEISETCSFLRSVLMKIEICGSLESLMGMEGAAAEAYFRALNLCVKNEIFNFSSRTRRPPEDPANAVLSFLYTLLFLIVESSIYTEGLDPYVGFYHSVDYGRPSLALDLMEEFRPFMDRIFLRLSNKKMLMLGDFRFCQEEDEESAGVYLTHEGIKKVIAEFQEQVKSRSLDRIINSQVNLLSKAIKGESVYRSYMIKL, from the coding sequence ATAAGAAGTTATCCTGATGGTGGTGTGGAGAAAATAATACTTTTTGGTAATATTCGGCTATCACCTCAGCTCATAACTTATTCTCTTAAAAAGGGTATAGAGGTGGTTTTTCTTTCAGCAAAGGGGAATTATAAGGGGAGACTTCAGGGAAACTTGTCTAAGAATGTATTTCTTAGACTTCTTCAATATGATAAGCATAAAGATACTAATTTTAGATTAAGTTTGGCTAAAGAATTCGTTAGGGGTAAGGTAAGAAACTCTATATCAATTCTTCAGAAATATAACTGGGATATAAAAAGTAAGGAGATAAGTGAAACATGTTCGTTTCTTCGTTCTGTGCTTATGAAAATAGAGATATGTGGCTCTTTAGAATCCCTTATGGGGATGGAAGGAGCTGCGGCAGAAGCTTACTTTAGAGCTTTAAATTTATGTGTTAAAAATGAAATATTTAACTTTAGCTCAAGAACTCGTCGTCCTCCAGAAGATCCAGCAAATGCTGTTTTAAGTTTTTTATATACTCTTCTTTTTCTTATTGTAGAGTCTTCTATATATACAGAGGGGTTAGATCCCTATGTGGGTTTTTACCACTCTGTAGATTATGGTAGACCATCATTAGCGTTAGATTTAATGGAGGAATTTAGACCTTTTATGGATAGAATATTTTTAAGGCTTTCTAATAAGAAGATGCTAATGTTAGGGGATTTTCGCTTTTGTCAAGAAGAAGATGAAGAATCTGCTGGAGTTTATCTTACTCATGAGGGTATTAAGAAAGTAATAGCAGAGTTCCAAGAGCAAGTAAAATCTCGTTCTCTTGATCGGATCATAAATTCTCAGGTTAATCTTTTATCAAAAGCTATAAAAGGAGAAAGCGTTTATCGTTCTTATATGATCAAATTATGA